In the genome of Hydrogenophaga sp. PBL-H3, the window CGCTTCATGAAACTGCACGGCACTGTGTTCACGGTGCTCGGCATCATGCAGTGGTTCTGGTATGTCAATGAAAAGCGCCGCGAGCGCTTCGTGAAGATCTGCGAAGACCGCGACGTGCAGCAACTCACTTTCGAGTCCTACATGAACAAGCAGCTCACGCGCAAGAAACCCATGGCGCATGTGCGCATCTTCTTGAAAGACGTGAGTCACCTGCTGGGCTTCGCGCGGGTGTGACGGACATCTGGCCGATCCGCTGGTTGCTGGACGCGGTGATCGTGTTCACCGTGCTGGAGGGGCTGGGACTGTGGCTGTTCCACCGCCTCACGGGCCAGGGGCTGGCGCCGGGTGACTACGCCTTGAACATGCTCTCGGGCCTGTGCCTGATGCTGGCCGTGCGTGCGGCCGTGAGCGATGCACCCTGGCCCTGGATCGCCGTGTGCCTGAGCGCATCAGGCCTGGCACACGGCTGGGACATGCGCAGGCGCTGGCAGCGCCAGCGCTCTCCCGCCTCGGGAATCAGCCTGCCTTCTTGACGTAGGCGCTGCACCAGCCTTTGCTGGAGACCAGCTTGCCGGGGAAGATGGCGCAAGGCCCGGCCGGATCGGCGGGCTTGCCGGCATACACCTGACAGTTGCCACACATCTGGGCGGCGGCGTGCTTGGGAAACTTCTTGTCATCGACCTTGGTGGTGTCGGCCACATAACCGAGCGACACGGCCTGCGGGTCCTTCTCGCCGACCATGGCGGCCTGCGACCGGGCAGCGGAAGCCGCCATGAGCGCGGTGCCACCAGCCGCGACCTGAAGCATGAAAACTCGACGATTGGAACCGTTCATTTGTCACCTCGTGGGGGATTGCAAAATTGCGATTTCATACTACGCCTGGCGGACTTAACGAGGGCTTACGACCCGAACGCTTGAGCGCGGCAATGGCCCATTGCCGCGCGAGGTCTTTCGGCTGGAGATGCCCTCGGGGATGAGCGCCGACAAACCTGTCAGCCCCGGGACCGGCGGGCCGGCCGGGGTACGTACACTTGTCGAAAAAACGCGCCCCATGACCCCACAAGACTACGTCCAGCAAAAAGCCGCGGCATCGGGCAGCAGCTTCTACTACGCCTTCCTGTTCCTGCCGGCCGAACGGCGCGCCGCCATCACGGCCTTCTATGCCTTCTGCCGCGAAGTCGACGACGTGGTGGACGAGGTGAGCGACCCGGCCGTGGCACAAACCAAGCTGGGCTGGTGGCGGCGCGAAGTGGCCCAATCGTTTGCCGGCACCCCCACCCACCCGGTGATGCGTGCGCTCATGCCCTTGAGCGCCACCTATGGCATCGAGGCACGGCACCTGAGCGCCGTGATCGACGGCTGCCAGATGGACCTGGAGCAGAACCGCTACCTCGATTTCGCCAACCTGCAGCGCTACTGCCACCTGGTGGCTGGCGTGGTGGGTGAGGTGGCCGCGCGCATCTTTGGCCAGACGCAACTGCAGACGACCGACTACGCGCACCGGCTGGGACTGGCTTTCCAGCTCACCAACATCGTGCGCGACGTGGGCGAAGACGCCGCGCGCGGTCGCATCTACCTGCCGGTCAACGAACTCCAGAGCTTCAATGTGAAGGCGCATGAACTGCTGCAGCGCGGCACCGCACCCGGCACCGATGAGGCCGACTTCAAACGCCGATTCACCGCGCTCATGCAGTTCCAGTGCAACCGCGCGCTGCAGACCTACGACGACGCCCTGGCCCTGCTGCCCGCCGCCGACCGCCGTACCCAGAAGCCCGGCCTGATGATGGCCAGCATCTACCGCACGCTGCTGCAGGAGATCGCCGCCGACCCACTGCTGGTGCTGACGCAGCGCGTGAGCCTCACGCCGCTGCGCAAGTTCTGGCTAGCCTGGAAAGTCCAGGCGCTGGGAAGACTATGACCCCCACACTCCAGCGCTGGCGCGGGTCGCTGCCCCCCG includes:
- a CDS encoding high-potential iron-sulfur protein, producing MLQVAAGGTALMAASAARSQAAMVGEKDPQAVSLGYVADTTKVDDKKFPKHAAAQMCGNCQVYAGKPADPAGPCAIFPGKLVSSKGWCSAYVKKAG
- the hpnD gene encoding presqualene diphosphate synthase HpnD, which codes for MTPQDYVQQKAAASGSSFYYAFLFLPAERRAAITAFYAFCREVDDVVDEVSDPAVAQTKLGWWRREVAQSFAGTPTHPVMRALMPLSATYGIEARHLSAVIDGCQMDLEQNRYLDFANLQRYCHLVAGVVGEVAARIFGQTQLQTTDYAHRLGLAFQLTNIVRDVGEDAARGRIYLPVNELQSFNVKAHELLQRGTAPGTDEADFKRRFTALMQFQCNRALQTYDDALALLPAADRRTQKPGLMMASIYRTLLQEIAADPLLVLTQRVSLTPLRKFWLAWKVQALGRL